The following are encoded in a window of Emcibacter sp. SYSU 3D8 genomic DNA:
- a CDS encoding thermonuclease family protein: MRWIWAAALMVLFSSPAALADVRVHDGDTITLDGTKIRIAAIDAPELDQKCATESGRCMPCGAVSKGYLLSLLAKGAPVCVRIDTDRYGRAVATCTVNGRDIGEAMIRSGNAVAYTRYLVGDQARRYPAAEAASKKGRRGIWAGRYDMPERWRRGERIKCEK, encoded by the coding sequence ATGAGGTGGATATGGGCGGCTGCTCTGATGGTCCTGTTTTCGTCGCCCGCGGCATTGGCGGACGTCCGTGTCCATGACGGCGACACCATCACGCTCGATGGCACCAAGATCCGCATTGCCGCTATCGACGCACCGGAATTGGACCAGAAGTGCGCCACCGAGTCCGGCCGGTGCATGCCCTGCGGTGCCGTCTCCAAGGGCTATCTGTTGAGCCTGTTGGCAAAGGGCGCACCGGTCTGTGTCCGGATCGACACCGACCGTTACGGCCGCGCCGTCGCCACGTGCACGGTCAATGGCCGGGATATTGGCGAGGCCATGATCCGGAGCGGCAATGCCGTGGCTTACACCCGGTATCTGGTGGGCGACCAGGCGAGGCGCTATCCGGCGGCCGAAGCCGCGTCTAAGAAGGGCCGTCGCGGAATCTGGGCCGGCAGGTACGACATGCCGGAGCGGTGGCGCCGAGGCGAACGCATTAAGTGCGAGAAGTAG
- a CDS encoding M67 family metallopeptidase, producing the protein MIRLPPELAHRIRGAARAAYPEECCGLLIGHAEGDALVIDDVAESVNLSARPRDSFEIDMRLRLTLQKALRGTGREIVGHYHSHPDAPAAPSERDRAQAWEPDMIWLIAGVADGVAGDLGAFRLDEAAGRFDAVPIVMLA; encoded by the coding sequence ATGATCCGCCTGCCGCCCGAACTGGCCCACCGCATCCGGGGCGCAGCCCGGGCGGCCTATCCCGAGGAATGCTGCGGCCTGCTGATCGGCCACGCCGAGGGCGATGCGCTGGTGATCGACGATGTGGCGGAAAGCGTCAACCTGTCGGCCCGGCCCCGCGACAGCTTCGAGATCGACATGCGCCTGCGCCTGACGCTGCAAAAGGCGCTGCGCGGTACCGGCCGCGAAATCGTCGGCCATTATCACTCGCACCCCGACGCGCCCGCCGCGCCTTCCGAGCGTGACCGCGCCCAGGCCTGGGAACCGGACATGATCTGGCTGATCGCCGGGGTGGCGGACGGCGTCGCCGGCGACCTGGGCGCCTTCCGCCTCGACGAGGCTGCCGGCCGCTTCGATGCGGTGCCCATCGTCATGCTGGCCTGA
- a CDS encoding helix-turn-helix transcriptional regulator, which produces MTLFDARLCKAARTLLDWSREDLAKASGVGISTVSEFERGDRATYEASKARMKSALEAAGVVFLTIGDIDGLGVRRR; this is translated from the coding sequence ATGACGCTTTTCGATGCACGGCTCTGCAAGGCCGCCCGTACGCTGCTCGACTGGTCCCGAGAAGACCTCGCCAAAGCCTCAGGTGTCGGAATCAGCACCGTTTCTGAATTTGAGCGCGGCGACCGCGCAACGTATGAGGCCAGCAAGGCCCGGATGAAGTCTGCACTCGAAGCTGCAGGCGTCGTGTTCCTCACAATCGGCGATATCGACGGGCTGGGCGTGCGTCGGCGTTGA